The genomic stretch TGTGGCAGGTCCACGATCAGCCCGGCATTCATCATCAGGCTGATGCGCTTTCCGTCCTTGGTGACAGGATCGACGTCGCGGAGCGCTCGGAACTGTTCCTGGCGGCGGGCGCGTAGCCGGACCTTCTCCTCGTAGGCCTTCAGGACATCCGATACCGGCCGCAGGTGAAGCTGGCCGTCGTCGCCGTCGATGATCGCAGCGTCACCGTTCTCGGCGAGCGCAACCGCCCCGACCGCCTGACCGACCACCGGAATGCCCATCGCGCGCGCCACGATCACGACGTGGCTGGTGACGGCGCCGTCTTCCAGCACCAGCCCGCGAAGCCTTTCCCGCGGGTAGTCGAGAAGCTCGGCCGCACCCATGGCGCGCGCGAAGATTATCGCGTCAGCGGGCATGCCCTCACCGATCGACCGCCCGCTAAACCCGGTCAACTGCCGCAGCAGGCGATTTGCAAGGTCGTCGAAATCATGCATGCGCTCGCGCAGATACGGATCGGTCAGGCGCATCATCCGCGCCTTGGTGTCGCTCTGCACCTTCTCGACGGCCGCTTCCGCCGTCAGGCCGTTGTGGATCGCCTCCTCCATGCGCCGCACCCAGCCCTGGTCGTAGGCGAACATCCGGTAGGTCTCGAGCACCTCGCGATGCTCGCCTTCGGTGGCCACGTCGCGGCGCGACAGCATGTCGTCAATGGAGATCCTGAGCGAGCCCAGCGCCTCGGCCAGCCGCCGCACTTCGCTTTCGGCGTCTTCGTTGAGAAGATTGGTCACCACCACGCGTGGCTCGTGCAGGATCACGTGTCCCAGCCCGATGCCCTCGTTGTAGCCGTCTCCCTCGATCGTGACGGGGCGCGTCAGGTCGAGCTCGAGGCCGGGCTTGGTGATCTTCTTCAATTCCCCGGTGGCGATCATTTCGGCGATTACCATGGCAGTCGTTTCGAGCGCCTCGACCTCATCTTCGCGATAGGTCCGACTCGCCTTGTTCTGGACGACCAGGACGCCCAAAGTGCGGCCTGCCCTTAAGATCGGCACGCCGAGGAAGGAATGGTAGATTTCCTCACCCGTTTCAGGGAGATAGCGGAAGGCGGGATGGGCCTGAGCATCGGAAAGATTGAGGGGTTGCGCCGAAGCAGCGATCGTTCCGACAAGACCCTGCCCCATTTTGAGCTGTGACAGGTGGACCGCTTCCGGATTGAGGCCTTCGGTGGCGTAGAGTTCGAGCACTCCGTCCGATCGCAGCACGTATACGGAGCAGACTTCCGCCACCATGTTGCTGGCGATCTGGCGGACGATGCGGTCGAGACGCTCCTGCGGATCCAGCGGCTCCGCCATCAGTTCGCGCAGCCGCCGAAGCAGCACGCGCGGCCCAGCCGACAGGTCTCTCATCGGCATCATCGCTCCCGAAACAAGGTGCCCCACGCCTCGGGATCGACCCTTCCACAGGTGGGAAGGGTGGCCCCTCGGCTCATGCTCAACTCTTATCGAGACCGTAGGCGGAATGCAAAGTCCGAACAGCAAGTTCCGAATATGCACCATCGATCAGGATGGAAATCTTGATTTCCGACGTCGTGATCGCCTTGATGTTGATGCCTTTTTCGGCAAGTGCCTTGAAAGCTTGCGCCGCGACGCCCGCATGGCTGCGCATGCCGATGCCGATCACCGACACCTTGCACAGCCCTGATTCGTTCTGGGCGACGTCGAAGCCGATCTTTTCCTTGTTGTCCTCGAGGATCTTGAGCGCCTTCTGAACATCCCCATAGGGCACCGTGAAGGTCATGTCCGTGCGCGATCCGTCCTCCGAAATGTTCTGGACAATCATATCGACATTGATGTGCGCCTCCGCGAGCGGCCCGAAGATGGCTGCCGAGACGCCGGGGCGGTCAGCCAGCCGGCGGAGCGAAATCTGCGCCTCATCCTTGGCATAGGCGATGCCGGTGACGACTTCCTGTTCCACGATCTCTTCCTCGTCGCAAATCAATGTGCCGGGCGGGTTGATGAGGTCGCCCATGCCCGGCGCATCGGGATCCTCGAAACTCGAACGCACGAAGGTGCGGACCTTGTGGACCATCGCAAGCTCGACGGACCGAACCTGCAGGACCTTGGCGCCCAGCGACGCCATTTCCAGCATCTCTTCGAAGGTGATCTTCTTCAGCCGACGCGCCTTCGGCACCACGCGTGGGTCCGTCGTGTAAACGCCGTCCACGTCCGTGTAGATGTCGCAACGGTCTGCCTTGACGGCTGCGGCGATTGCCACGGCAGACGTATCCGAGCCTCCGCGACCGAGCGTCGCGATGCGATTGTCGGGGCCGATACCCTGGAAGCCGGCGACCACGGCCACCTGTCCCTCGCCCATGCGGCGGATGATGTCCGCCCCGTCAATCTCTTGGATGCGGGCGGCCCCATGGGCATTGTCGGTCTTGATCGGGATCTGCCAACCTTGCCAGGAGCGGGCGTTGATGCCCATCGATTGTAGGGCGATGGCAAGCAGCCCTGAGGTCACCTGTTCGCCCGACGCCACGACGGCATCATATTCGCGAGCATCGTAAAACGGGGAATTGGCTCCCGCCACCTTCGGAATGTCCTGGACCCAACCCACGAGCTCGTTCGTCTTGCCGGACATCGCCGAGACCACGACCGCCACCTCGTTTCCGGCATCCACCTCGCGTTTCACATGGCGAGCGACGTTGTGGATGCGCTCGAGATTGGCGACTGATGTGCCGCCGAACTTCATGACGATGCGTGCCATGCTGACTGATACCACCCGTTCGCTCCCAAGGGAGCGGATCTCTCTGCCCGTCTTCAGGAAGCAGACGGATTTCGCCGGGTCTCTTATCGAAAAGGTGGGTGGCGTGCAATGGCGGCCGGCACGGCATGTGGCAACGTGAGAAAGGAAGGGCGGACCCTTGACGTCTACCCTTCCTCCAAAATCGCAACTATCTACGAGTCTCTTGGTTTCGCAGGCATTCGATGTCGTTGGCGATGCATGTCTCGCCGCCTGGGCCAGGAATGACCTCAAAGCGTGAACGATCTCGATCGGAACGGCGATCGCGGTCACGGTCCCAGTCTACCCGGTCTCTGTCTCGGTCCCGGTATCTCCGATCCCTGTCGCGGTCCCAGCGATCACGGTCACGGCGGTCCCAGCGGTCACGATCGCGGTAGAAGTCACGACCGCGATAATGCCGGTCCCAGTAGTTGCCGATCTCGAAGGTGACCGTGGGGATACCGAGCGGCCGGTAGTACTGGGGACCTACATGGACGCGCCGCTGCTGATAGGCTGCCTGCACATAATTGCCGGAAACCCAGCCACGGCCACCGCTGAAGGCAACATCGCACCAGTTGACGTTACTCATGCAGCCGTAGATGGTGACCGGTGCACCGTTCGGAATAACGGTCACGGCGGGATAGGACGTACTTGGCCCGGATCGCATGTTGACGTTTGCAGTCGCGAAACCACGTACCGCCGCATCGGCCAGAGATGGTGCAGCCACCACTGCACACAGGGCAGCAGCGGCACTGAACAGATATTTCCTCACGTGTTTTCTCCTGAAACAGGCGGCTACGCCGCTCTTGTTTCCGCTCAATGTTTGACACCCTGCCATTGTTCCGCACGGCCCCTGAACCGGTTATGAACGGCTCGCGAATCAGAGATAGTGGCGCAGGAATGCCAGATGCGCCCGGCGCATCGCCGGCATTCGGCAACGGCCCTTGACTTCTGCTGCCGATCGTCCGACCTCAGGTTCAAACGCCGGAGATGACACCCCATGACCGATGCCGCCAAGACCACGATCGACCAGAGCGAAGTTGACCGCTTCTCCGCCATGGCGGCGGAATGGTGGGACCCGACCGGCAAGTTCAAGCCGCTGCACAAGTTCAATCCGGTGCGCCTCACCTACATCCGCGACAGGGTCTCGGAGAACTTCGGCCGCGATCCAAAGGCGCACCTGCCGCTCTCCGGCCTTCGCGTCCTTGATATCGGCTGCGGTGGCGGCCTTCTCTCGGAACCGGTCGCCCGCATGGGCGCGACGGTCGTCGGCGCCGACCCGTCGGAAAAGAACATCAGGATTGCGCAGACACATGCCGCAGAAACAGGTGTAGAGATCGACTACCGCGCCGTCACGGCAGAGCGACTGGCCGAAGCCGGCGAGATGTTCGACGTCGTCCTCAACATGGAGGTTGTCGAACATGTCGCCGACGTCGACTTCTTCATGCGCACCTGCGCTTCGATGGTGAAACCGGGCGGTCTGATGTTCGTGGCTACGATCAACCGCACAATGAAGGCCCGCGCGCTGGCCATCTTCGCTGCCGAGAACATCCTGCGCTGGTTACCTAGGGGCACGCACCAATATGAGAAGCTGGTTCGGCCAGAGGAGCTGGAAGCGCCGCTTGGGGCGAGCGGCATGGACATCATTCACCGCACCGGCGTCTTCTTCCATCCCCTGCAGGACCGCTGGAACCTGTCGCCGGACATGGACGTCAACTACATGCTGCTGGCGAAGCGGCCCGCCTAGCCCTAGTTGGCATCCTCGGGCAGCACCGGCAGCGGTGCCACCTCGATCCCTTCATCGAGCAATTCGCGCACGTCGGCGAAGCTCGCCTGGCCGACAATGCCCCGCGCATCCGCCTCACCGTAGTGGATCTTGCGGGCCTCTTCGGGAAATCTCTCCCCGACATCCTCGGCACTGGCCTTGATCGCAGCCACGGCTTCCTTCAGCTTCGCCATCACCTGCTTTTGCGCAAGGTCCATGGCGACCGCCTGCTTCTCCTCCTTTTTCCGTGCCGTGGAAACGGAGGGCGCCATCAGTGACTTGGAGACATCAGCGGAACCGCAGACGGGACAGGTGAGGAAGCCGGCTTCAACCTGCCGGTCGAAGTCCGCGCTTTCGGAAAACCATCCTTCGAAGCCGTGGACATTGTCGCAGACAAGCGAATAGCGGATCACGCGGCGACCCCCTTCGCCTCCGCGGCCACCGTGTCGAGCGTGAAGTCGCGAGCGTTCTTGAGGTTCGGGATCTTGGCCCGCGCGGCCTTCACCTGGTCGACATCGATCTCCGCGATTACGACGGCCTCGCCACTGCCTCCGGCCGATGCAAGTACCTTGCCCCAGGGGTCGATAATCATCGAATGACCGAAGGTCTCGCGCCCATCCTCATGCACGCCCGCCTGGGCAGCGGCAATCAGGAAGGCACCGTTCTCGATGGCACGAGCCCGCAGCAGCACTTCCCAATGCGCCTCGCCCGTCTGCCGCGTGAACGCCGCCGGGACGGTCAGCACATCGGCACCGGCGACAGCCTCGGTGCGGAACAACGCCGGGAAGCGGACGTCGTAGCAGATTGCAAAACCGAGTTTGCCGAAGGGAAGCTCCGCCACTCTTGCCTCTCCGCCTGGCCGGTAGACGGCGCTTTCGCGCCAGCTCTCGCCATTGTCGAGATCGACATCGAACATGTGGATCTTGTCATAGGTGCAGATCCGGTCGCCGCCAGGCGCAAACAGGAAGCCCCGATTGGCGATCTTGCCGTCGGCAAGTGCAATGGCCGTCGACCCGACATGGACGTGGATCCCGAGGTCGCGGGCAAGCTCCTGGGCGGTGGAAACGATGACGTCGTTCGCCTCGTCCTTGAGCACCGCCATCAGCCCCGCGCGATCTTTTTGCACAGCACCCGTCATTTCCGGCGTCTGAACATAGACCGCGCCCTGGGAAGCGGCCTCGCGCACGAGCTTCGTCATGTCGGCGGCGTTCTTCTCCGGATCGACGCCGGAGCACATCTGGATGGCAGCAGCCTTGAACGTCATCGTCCCTCTCCTCAGGCGGCGAGCATCGGATCGAGCTTGCCGGCACGATCGAGCGCATGAAGATCATCACAGCCGCCGACATGCTCGCCATTGATGAATATCTGCGGGAAGGTGGAACGGCCAGCCTTGCCGATCATCTCCTGGCGCACGTCCGGCGAATAGGTCGCATCGTGCTCGGTGAAGTCGACGCCCTTGGACTGGAGCAAAGACTTGGCGCGGGAGCAGTAACCGCAGCCCAGGCGGGTGTAGATCGTAACATCTGCCATCGAGATTCTCCGGGAGCGACCAGGTGGGAAGTGCCGCGCAGTTGGTGTTTGAAGCTTCATATAGGCCCGGCGATAGCCATTGCAAAGGTCAAAACGGTGACTTCCGCCGCTCCCGCCTTCTTAAGCGCTCGGGTCGCGGAGGAGACCGTCGCGCCCGTGGTAAAGACGTCATCGACCAGCACCAGATGGTTCCCCGCGACGTCCATCTCTCGGCCCGGCACCACCTTGAATGCCGCACGGACATTCTCCTCGCGACGCCTGGCGGTCAGCCCGACCTGCCGCGCCGTTTTCTTCACCCTGACCAGCGTCGCCGGCAGGAACGGCCGGCCGGAAAGATGTGCCAGGTGCCGGGCAAGCTCCGCTGACTGGTTGAACTTCCGCCCGGCGAACCGCCAACGATGCAGGGGGACGGGCACGATGCCGTCGCACTCGAGGACATGCCGCTCGGACGCACGCAGCATCCAGGCGGCCATCATGGGGGCAAGGTCGGTGCGATCGCGATATTTCAGCCCGTGGACCAGATGACGCACGGGACCTTCGTGGATCGCGACGCTGCGCAGCCGATCGAAGACCGGCGGCGTGGCGATCGCCTCCGCCGATACCATGCCCTCACCCGGATTATATCCGAACGGGATGCCGAGGATCTCGCAATAGGGTCGTTCGATGAAACGGATCTCGCGCCAGCACGTTGCACAAAAGCTCGGCTGCCCGGCGAGGATCACGCCGCAGCCGGGGCAGGCAGGCGGGTAGACAAGGTCGGCGATCCAGCGCAGCCAGGCCGATCTGGGTGGTGTTGGCATGCCAAAAGCCGACTTGTGTCCGTCCCCCATGGATTGACATTTGCGCCCGCGACGCGCCATTCCGCAACTGGAAATGCAAGGACCTAGCTCAATGGAGATTCTTTTCGACCAGGCGCTGGTGGCAGCACGGCGGGAACGGGCGTTCAGGAATGCCGAGCCGGGAGCCTCCTTCCTGCTCGACCTGGTGGCGCACGAGCTGGCCGAACGGCTCGCTGTCGTAGAGCGACGGTTCGAGACCGCTGTTGAACTCCATGGCGGCACAGGCATCGCAGCACGCCTTGCGAACGAAACCGGCAGGATCGCCAGCATCGAGCGGGTCGAGACCAGTTCCGTCTTCGCAGCGTCCGGTGAGCCCTTGACGGTCGCTGCGCTCGACGACCTACCGCTGGAGCCGGCTTCGGCCAGCCTCGTGCTTTCGCCGCTCTCCCTCCACCTGGTCAATGATACACCGGGCATGCTTGTCCGCATCCGGCGGGCCCTGAAGCCCGATGGCCTGTTCATGGCGGCGATACCGGGAGCCGGGACGCTTGCCGAACTGCGCGATGTGTTGCTCGCGACCGAGATAGAACGGACCGGCGGCGCCAGCCCTCGCGTCATCCCCTTCGCCGACGTTCGGGATGTAGGGGCGCTGCTGCAAAGGGCAGGCTTCACCCTGCCGGTGGTGGATGTCGAGAATTATACGGTCCGCTACGACTCGATCTTCCCGCTGATGCGCGACATCCGTGCGATGGGAATGGCCAATCCGCTGGTCGGGCGCAGCCGGCAGCCCGTCAGCCGGGGCTTCTTCATTCGGGCAGCGGAGTTGTACGCGGAACGCTACGCGGATCCGGACGGACGCATCCGTGCAACCTTCTCCATCATCTACGTCTCGGGCTGGGCACCGCATGAGAGCCAGCAGAAGCCGCTGAAGCCTGGCTCCGCGAAGATGAGGCTCGCCGACGCCCTGCGAGTGCCGCGGGATGAGGAACCCGGGAGCGCTAGTTGACGGCGTTCGTGAGATAACCTTCGATCGTCTCGAACACGCTCACCAGCGTATCGGCGAAGCCGCCGAAGGCCGCGACGAGAACGACAGCGATGAGAGCTGCGATCAGACCATATTCGACAGCGGTTGCTCCGTCCTTGCTGCCCGAGAACGCGTTCAGAAGACGCATGCGGTATTTCCTTTCTCAGGGAGACCTGGGCTAGCAGCGCGCGTCCGTGTCGTAGGGCTGGATGATGCAGACCGATCCGGGCGTTTCCTGAAGGATACTGCGGCGAATGGTATATTGCTTCGACCCCTTTTCCGCCGGCTTGATCGAGCCCGTGGTGATGCGGTCAAATTCTTCCTGCACATGCGCAAGGCGGCGGGCATCGCCGCTATCGGCGACCATGGGTGTCACGATGAGGGATAGCGCTATTGCCGCCGTGCCGAACAGGAGGGCGATATTCAGGGCGCCGGTCTTGCCCGACCTGTACGACGACCGGTTCCGGACCCGCACAGTCTTCCACGATTCCTCGTCCATGTCTCAAAGCCTCGACGCAGATACTGCCTTGGTAAGCCTCGAGACTAGGCGAATTGGTTAAACGATCTGTTAACGCCGATTTACGAATAGGCGCAACTGTTACCAGGCTTCTACAGGAGATCCTGGAGAAAGGGGATGAGCGGCTCGTCGGCGGGCGGCATAGGGTAGGTGCGGAGGTCGCGGCTGCGAACCCATTTGATCGCCTGGCCCTCCATCCCCCGTGGAATGCCCTCGTAGCGCCGGCAGATGTAGAGCGGCATCAGCAGATGGAAGGTGTCGTAGGTGTGGCTGGCGAAAGTGAGCGGAGCCAGGCAGGGGACTTTCGTCGTAACCCCGAGCTCTTCCTGTAGCTCACGGATCAGCGTCTCTTCGGGTGTTTCACCCGGCTCCACCTTTCCGCCCGGGAATTCCCAAAGACCTGCCAGTTCCTTTCCTTCCGGCCGCTGCGCCAGGAGGATACGATTGTCGGTGTCGACGAGGGCGCAGGCCGCGACCAGCAGCATTCGCCGCGGTTGAGATTGCACCACGTTTAGGCCTCCCGCCAGTAATGATATTGATAGGCTTGCCGGAAACCGAACTTCCGATACAGCCCGAGCGCCGCTAAGTTGTCCGCTACGACCTGAATCCAGGCGCTCCGGGCCCCGCTGATGCGGGCCCAGCGCAGGGCGGAGGACAGGATCTCCGTTCCGCGCCCCTGACCGCGTGCGCTGGCGGCGACGGCAAGTCCCATGACGCCGGCGAGGTCGTTATCCTGGACGCAGAGGGCAACGGCGACCGGTCCGCCCGCAGAATTCTCGATCGTGAACAGCCCCTTCGCCGGCTTGATGGCGTTGAGTACTTCAGCAAGCGCAGGCTTGAGCGCCGGATCCTCCCCGGCGACCAGCAGGCTCGCGTCGATGAAGCGACTGACATCATGCGTGGGGAGGTGATCAATCGTATCCGGCAATGCCAGGCGAGCAAGATCCGCCGTCATCACGTTCACCGTCTCGAACCGCTTCCAGCCGGCCTCGGACAGGTGCTCGACAAGTTGCGTGGGCGCCAATGGCGTCTCGCGCAGGATGAGCGGCCGACCGTAGGCCTGGAAGCGCTTGCCCGCCTTCTCGAGGCGCAGGTCCATGTCCCGGAAATCGGAAGGATCGAGCGGCACGACGCAATTGAGGCGTTTGGAGGGATGTCCGCCCGCAAGCCGGATCTGCCAGCTGCCGTCATAGATCACCGAGGCGGCCGGCCAGGCCCGGAAGCCGACGGCCTCCAGACGGCGGACCAGCGGCAGATTGCTCGCGGACGGTGTTGCCTGCATCGCCCGCATCAGCTCCGGTAGTCGCCGTTGATGGCCACATATTCCTTCGTCAGGTCGCAGGTCCAGACGGTCGCCCGCCCCTCACCCAGCCCGAGATCCACCCGGACAGGAATGTGCTCTTCTTTCATGACCGCGCTGGCAGCCGCTTCGGAATAGTCCGGATCGCGTTCGCCGTTGACTGCGACACGGACATCGCCGAACCAGATCGCCAGCCGGTCCCGGTCGGCCATCTCGCCGGCCTTGCCGACCGCCATGACGACGCGACCCCAGTTGGCGTCTTCGCCGGCCACCGCCGTCTTGACGAGGGGCGAGTTGGCGATGGAAAGCGCGATCCGCTTTGCAGCGGCGCCGGTCTCGGCGCCGGTTACGGTGACCTCCACCATCTTGCGAGCACCCTCACCATCGCGAACCACCTGGAGCGCCAAGTCCTTGAGAAGCGCGTTCAGCGCGGCTCGGAACTCCGCCAGTGCCGGGTCCTCGACAGAGGTGACCCTCGCCTGTCCGTCGGCCGCGGCGGCACCCGTGGCAAAGAGCATTAGCGTGTCCGAGGTGGAGGTGTCGCTATCGACGGTCACGGAGTTGAAGGTGGGGCCGACGCCGGCGGACAGCAGCTGCTGCAGTACGTCCGGCGCGATGTCCGCATCGGTCGCGACGAAGGACAGCATGGTCGCCATGTCGGGCGCGATCATGCCCGCCCCCTTGGCAATGCCGTTGATCGTCACTGTGACGCCACCGATGGCAGCCAAGCGTGTCGCGACCTTCGGATAGGTGTCGGTGGTCATAATGGCCTTGGCAGCGTCCAGCCAGAAATCCGGTTCTGCATCGGCATTCATATCGCCGAGCACCCCTGCGAACTTGCCGGCATCCAACGGCTCGCCGATCACGCCCGTCGACGCCAGATATACCTCGTTCTCAGCACATCCCACGGCCGAGGCCGCAGACTTCGCCGTCAGTTCCGTCGCGGCCCTGCCCTTGAGGCCGGTGAAGGCGTTCGCATTGCCCGAATTGACGACGACCGCCCTTGCCTTGCCATGAGGCAAATTCGCGCGGCAGAAATCGACCGGCGCCGAGGGGCATTTGGAGCGCGTGAATACACCGGCCACCGCTGCCGGCTGGTCAAACACCATGAGCAGAACGTCGGTACGATTCTTGTACTTGATCCCGGCGGCAGCGGTTGCCATGCGTAGGCCGCGGATCGGCGGCATGTCCGGGTAGGATTTTGGAGCAAGCGGGGAGACGGAAGCGGACATCGGAGGCATCCAAACTGAATATGGAAAGGCCCGGAAAACCGGGCCCTTGTAAATTACTTACTGCTGAGGCGCGGGCGCTTCGCCGGCTGCGGGATCGGCATCGGGCGCCTTGTTGACGTCCTCATAGCCCTTGCGCAGCGTCTCGTCCATGATCTCGACCGTCTGCTCCGCCTTGGCCTTCTCGATCAGCGCCAGATACTTGTCGCGCATGACCAGCTGGCGAACCTGCGGCTCAACCTGTTCCAGCGCCGGGGGCTGGACGTCACGACGGTCCTCAAGCTTGATGACATGGAAGCCGAACTGCGACTGCACCGGCGTCTTCGTGTAGGCACCCTTTTCCAGCGCGAAGGCAGCCTCCTCGAATTCTGGGACCATGCGGCCCTTCGAGAACCAGCCGAGGTCGCCACCGTCGTCCTTGTTGGAATCTTCCGATTTCGTCTTGGCAAGCTCGGCGAAATCCTTGCCCGCGTCGAGGTCAGCGATGACCGCCTTGGCCTCTTCCTCGGTCTTGACCAGGATATGGCGGGCGTTGACCTCTTCCTGCTTCGGCAGGGCGGCTATTTCCTTCTCATAGCGTGCCTTGACCTCTTCGTCGGTGACGGCGTCGACAACGTGCTTGCGGAAGTAAGAGTTATGCAACTCGCGATCCTTGATGTACTCCATCCGCTTCTGGAAATCTTCCGTCTCGGCAAGCCCCTCCTCGGCGGCGCTTTGTGCGAGAAGTTTCACGTCGATCGCGCCCGACAGGGCAGCCACGCGCTTCTGCTCGTCCGGAAGCTGCTGGAGCTGCGGATCGAGGTTGGCCACGGCCAGGTCGAGCTCGGACTGAAGGATCTCCAGGTCGCCAACCTTGGCGACGACGGCCTCTTCCTGCGCGAAGGCGGAGGCACCGAAGGAAAGCCCGACAGCAAGGGCAGCCGTGGCGAGAAGTTTATGGCGCAGCATCAAGTCACCTTTCAAGAATGATTGCCGGTCTCGATATAGCCCGAAGCCGGCCGGAAAGCGTTCACAAACATCGGAATGTGGCCTTTGTGTATCGGCCGTTACCGTTGACATCAAATCGACCCCCTCTTATCTGTCACGCAACTTTGCGTCCAGATGGGTTTCCGGGCGTAGCGGGCGATTTTGACGGTTCTGCAGAGCCGTAGGCCGGCCTGCGATCACAAGTACGTTTAACCAGAAAGGACCATTCGAATGGTCAGCTTCGGCGGATTGGCCCGCAAATTCTTCGGCTCGGCAAACGAGCGCCGCGTCCGCTCCTACAAGTCCCGCGTCGATGCTGTCAACGCCCTCGAGGAGAAGACGAAGGCTCTCTCTGATGCAGAACTGGCGGCCAAGACGGCCGAGTTCCGCGAACAGCTCGCGGCAGGCAAAAGCCTTGATGACCTCCTCACGCCGGCATTTGC from Pseudorhizobium banfieldiae encodes the following:
- the argJ gene encoding bifunctional glutamate N-acetyltransferase/amino-acid acetyltransferase ArgJ, which translates into the protein MSASVSPLAPKSYPDMPPIRGLRMATAAAGIKYKNRTDVLLMVFDQPAAVAGVFTRSKCPSAPVDFCRANLPHGKARAVVVNSGNANAFTGLKGRAATELTAKSAASAVGCAENEVYLASTGVIGEPLDAGKFAGVLGDMNADAEPDFWLDAAKAIMTTDTYPKVATRLAAIGGVTVTINGIAKGAGMIAPDMATMLSFVATDADIAPDVLQQLLSAGVGPTFNSVTVDSDTSTSDTLMLFATGAAAADGQARVTSVEDPALAEFRAALNALLKDLALQVVRDGEGARKMVEVTVTGAETGAAAKRIALSIANSPLVKTAVAGEDANWGRVVMAVGKAGEMADRDRLAIWFGDVRVAVNGERDPDYSEAAASAVMKEEHIPVRVDLGLGEGRATVWTCDLTKEYVAINGDYRS
- a CDS encoding peptidylprolyl isomerase gives rise to the protein MLRHKLLATAALAVGLSFGASAFAQEEAVVAKVGDLEILQSELDLAVANLDPQLQQLPDEQKRVAALSGAIDVKLLAQSAAEEGLAETEDFQKRMEYIKDRELHNSYFRKHVVDAVTDEEVKARYEKEIAALPKQEEVNARHILVKTEEEAKAVIADLDAGKDFAELAKTKSEDSNKDDGGDLGWFSKGRMVPEFEEAAFALEKGAYTKTPVQSQFGFHVIKLEDRRDVQPPALEQVEPQVRQLVMRDKYLALIEKAKAEQTVEIMDETLRKGYEDVNKAPDADPAAGEAPAPQQ